GACATTTCATGAAACAGCCATCCTGGATGCCCAACTATTGCAATCCTTCCCATCAAGTATGGTACCACTGCATGGTGCAGACATGCATTATTGAATTCTCACGTGCCTCGTCTACTGATGCTGTATGACATATTATTTGAAAGGGGTGCATATATTTCATACTCATGATACAGTAAAAGCTACGGATCGTtcacatacatacatgtgtGTAAAGTTGATAATGTCTGGGTCCTACCAGCGTCAGTAATGATCTGGCAAGCCTACTATTGCCTTCGAGGATCTGCCAGTCGTGCTCGTAAGCATCGCTTTTAGCCTGTCTAGCCATAACCGCAGATCTCAACCCATGTACCTGGATATCCAACCATTTAGCTTCACACATAAGCAGCCATAAAATCTCGTCCCCATCAACTCATCAAGAAACACCTTTATGGCCAAGTCAAAAGCCAAAAACAATGCCACCCGTCGCGCCAAATCTCCCCATCCCCCTCAAGAAACGGAATAAGCCTCTTGCCTAGCCTTCCCGTCCTTGCCGTACCCACGCGATCGCACCGAATCTGACGGCACAAGTGACAGAAAATGCCCGCTCATATTTTACGATTTGAAGTGGGAATATGCTCCATACCTTATGCTCAGGCTAAATCTCAATCTCACCGATCCCTGCTCATGGTTAGTTAACCCGCATCTGAAGAAAAACTGCTGCttgaaaataaaaaggcCTCAAATGATTTGAGACTTACAGACATGGCACGACCGACCCCGAAACGCTTCAAGTCGTACGATAACAAACTATCGTCACTTTCAAAAATAAAATCTCATTACAAAACCAAGCATGTCCCTGTAAACGATAATACAACATTACATGTTAAACATGCATGGATTCCCTCGTCCGACTCTTCCAAACGCCGCTCCCCCTCTCACAATTTAGCtgcccgccgccgccaagcaTTGTGCTTACGCTGCAGATTGCTCGAAATCCTCCCAAGCCTACTTCGTACTCTTACATGTACTGTAGCCACAGGGGTGGTCTCCCTCCACGACCTTCCCCTTGTAGGCGCATGCACTTCTTTTCCCCAATAGCAGAAGTTTTGCGAAACCGGGGTGCCGATCGCGAAGGGGGGCCAAATTTCGAAGCGAGAAATGATCTCTCAGGGGATGAAGTCAGCATCACAGGCATATCATGTTGCATTTGCATGATGAACGGGGGAGCTACAGAACCAGGTGCATGATTATCCACTTGATAGTCGAAAGATGAGCCTTGTTCGAGCGCTCatctcttgtctttcttgtTTCCCCTCAGATGGAGCCTTGAAACGGTCGAAAGATGAGTATCGTTCAAGCTACgagtctcctcctcttttccccGAGATGGAGCCTCAACTGCTAATATGGGTCATATCACGAAGCTTACTTCGCATATATCGAGTAGCGTTTCGGCATGATCGGTGTAGTCATAGAATAGTATTAAATGAAATGTGCTTGCCTTGCGAAAAGACTGGTATATAGCAAAAAATCCCTCCCGAAAACGAATTTATATGCCCTGTTTCATTCTACATCCCTGCCCATATCTGTATACTCATATCAACGTGAAAATTTTCGAATTAAGTGTAAAAAAATAGCGTCGGTCCAACTTTTGGTGGTGCgaaagaagacggaggacaaaagacaaagggaATCAAAGCGTCTCCTCGGATCGGTTGGAGTGATGGCTCTCTGGGGCATTTGCCTTGACCTGGGCCCCCATGTTGGACACGAGTCCTGCCTCGTCGTGGCCCAGCTCGAGGGCGCTCTCGTCCACGTCCTTGTCCACTGCTGATCTGTCGACGTGGTATGATCGCGTCAGCATGATTTCGCCGCGGCCGGTGACGCTGGAGTGGCCAGGGTTTTTGAAGTATGAAGAACCGCGTGTGCGTTGGACGTAGAGGGCGCTGACGGCCGGGAGACAGGCGCATATCAAGCCAATGCCTACTTCGGCGTTTCTGGTTTTGACAATCACGTTAGCTTGAGTCGTTCGATCCTCCAGCTGCATAGCAGAACGCAAGATGGCTCCTTACCCTGACAGAATAACCTTGATAAACACCATAGTCATATTAGTAGAGTTGCGTTGGTCAACAATCATGGCCAATCTATAAATGCTAAACCCCGTAGCAACCCCTCCAGCACACAACAGTCCACTAACGCGAAGGCGCTTCCGTCGAGGCAGTTGGAGCGACCAGGTAAGGGGTGTCGGGAGCAGCAGGATGGCCAAATCGCTGATGacgctgatgatggagtcGGCCGTGACAATGGCGCTCTGGTTCATGCATTTGCTGGCGTCACCGGTCCAATACGCTGAAATCGGCCAACATATGAAGATTTTAATGAAGAAGCCGGAGACGTAGTATGCGACAATCATGCCAATGAAGATGTAGATTCCGATCAGGGTTCGCCGGTGGACGGATCCAAAGACtcgaatgatgatgacgagcaGGGCCAGCTTGACGGTCATGGCCATCGGGGCATagaagatggtggcggcATAGCAAGACTTTGAACTGGACGTTAGCTTTCCACACAGGACGCTGAAGGATGTGATTGTTACCTGGAAGTATTTCTCAACCTCTTCCGTTGACACTTCCCATATGTTCAGGCCTCCACCGTGTGCACCGGCTGCACAGTTGTTAGTGGGACGGCTCACAAAAGCTGTAAAGGGGTAGAAAGACACCACACTTACCAAAGCATGCAGTGATACAGTATCCTAACATAAGCACCTAATGCACTTGTCAGTCTTGGATCACATCTTTAATTCTGCCGTCAAAAGTGTCATACATAAGCCGAGTAGGTTGCATCTATTTTGCTTTCAAGTCAGTTTCTATCAGCCCGCTCGTTGCTTGAGAAACCACTTGACTCACAGTCGTCTGGTGTAAAGCTGCCTCCCAGCACTCTGGTTTTCGCATAGAATCGTATGGCAACAAAGATGGAGACAAAGAAGATTGTCAACCCTTGTGTGACATAGTTGACAGTCCTCAAGACATCTTGCGGGTGAGCAAGGTCAGGAATAACGCCTTCAGGAGGCGGAGCTGCACCGGGATAGCTCATGACAGGCAAAACTTCATGATTCTGTAAGGTAAGGAATAAGGTTGAGAGATGCCGAACGTCAAAGGAACGGCTACTGGAAGTGAAAGTTGACAGCAACTTGTGAAAGGGGGGAACATTCACAAGATAAAGGGCTAATGCAGGTGTAATAGGATCTGCTTGGACCCGAAAAGTCTCAAAGAGAAGGATGGGAAAGGAAGGGATTAAGAAAAAGATAGATTAAAAAATAGATGCCCCTGGCCACACTCGGCTACCAATCACATCATACCATCCGTCACTTTACCGATGTGGTCAGCCTCAGAAACTGCCATATTATCTTGTAGTATCGGTGGTATTGGACCCTCTTGAAAGCCCTGATCGTGCTCGTTCAGAGCTGCAGCGTCAGTCCAACCTGCCAAAGTGGACCGGGTCCAGGGATCCGAGCCGTTGTGGATCCGGATGCCAACGGAAGATGAATTGGGATAGCCACGGCACCGCTGAAGAAACCAAGCAGGGGTCATGACGGTGAGATGGTGGCCCCCGTGCGAATCGGAAACCGAATCTAGCCTGCCGGGGGGGCGAAACACGACAAGCCAACTGCATATCCAGTCAAGCCAGTACGCTGAGCGAACCAACAACACGATGCTAGTCATGGCACGCACCTCCATTACACATAGCATCAACCCCAATGTCAGAACCAAGGGACTTTGATACATGTGACTTGGACTAGGGGCGAGCATGAACGAGCTAAGAGCTGCACCGCCAAACGCCATCATGGGAGACCGACATGGTTTAAAACAACCGTCATGAAGATCGTTTGCTCATTTAGAAAAGATCGTGTGCCTTCGGCAAAAGAACTCTCTGACCCACGATGTTACCGCAGTGGAGTCATTGCGATGCATctggatggagttgagtgGAGTGCCCTGCAACAAATTTCTCTCGGATCCATGTCGAGGCGTGGCCATGCGCTCTCGATAGTATTCAGCCGACGGTTTCTGTCAGGGGAGGCCGATTGATGTAATCAAGTTTCCTTTCCGCGCATGATACCGCATGTACGTACATGCATAGTTCAATGGACGAGCGTGTTAGGGTTGCAGCAGATACCAGGGTcgcatttctcttcttttggaaATGAGCGccctcccttcttctctcctctggAAACTTAGTTTCCCGAGTCATCACTCTGCTAACGGATAGCTTTTCCAGCTCACGTTTTGGCTGAGTAGCACAGTACATCTGTCTTCCTGCTTGGCTCTGGAAGTATATtgcaagaaagagagaagaaacaagacgtATATCACAGGACAAGATGGGCTCCCAAGTCAACGTCGGAAAGGACTCAAAGCTGTTTGAGCCGCTTACAATTGCCAATGGCAAAATCACTCTCAAGCATCGAGTCGTGCTCGCTCCCTTGACGCGCAACCGTGGCACGCCGCACCGTGAGAACTCGACTGCTGAGAATCCCAATCGCATTTGGATTCCCAACGATGTCATTGCAGAGTACTATGCGCAGCGAGCAACAGAGGGCGGCCTGCTCATCAGCGAGGGCATTCCGCCTTCACTAGAAGTATGTCACCGTCCCAGTCACCGTAGAATAAAGACGCGGGGAATTGACCTCGAGTCGTTTAGGGAAATGCTATGCCCGGTGTCCCAGGGATCTTCCTAGAAGAGCAAGCCCAAGGATGGAAGAAGGTTGTTGACGCAGTCCATACCAAAGGTGCCTACATCTATGCGCAGCTCTGGCACTCTGGACGCGCCAACATCCCGCAGCTTACCGGAACGCCCATCGTGGCCCCGTCCAGCATCCCCTGGGATGATCCCAACGAATGCTTCATGTATCCCGCACCCCACTCAACGACGCCTGTCAGGTATAGCGAGCAGCTACCCCTCGAGCTGACGGTCGAGCACATCCATAAAACCATCCGTGATTACTGCGCCGCCGCAAAGACGGCCATGGAGCTTGGGTTTGATGGTGTAGAGCTTCACGGAGGTAATGGTTATCTGCCAGAGCAGTTCCTAAGCTCCAATATCAACAAGAGAACAGACGAGTACGGCGGCTCGCCGGAGAAGCGCTGCAAGTTCGTCTTTGATCTGAtggccgagctggccaagacggTGGGAGAAGATAACCTGGCCATCCGCCTGACTCCCTTTGGTCTCTTCAACCAGGCTCGCAGTGAGCAGCGTCTGGAGACTTGGGGCCACCTGTGCcgcgagctgaagaagcgtCACCCCAATCTGTCGTACGTGAGCTTCATTGAGCCGCGATACGAGCAAATCTTTTCCGAGACGGAGAAACAACAGTTCCTTGACTCATGGGGGCTTCCCGACGTCGACCTCTCCATGTTCCGCAAGATCTGGGGAGACACGCCGTTTTTCTCTGCCGGCGGCTTCGACCAGTTCAACTCGTGGGGGGTCTTGGAAAGCGGCAGATACGATGCCCTGCTGTACGGCAGATTCTTCATCAGCAATCCGGATCTGGTAGAGAGACTGCGCAATGGCTGGCCTCTTGCTCCGTACGATAGATCTCGCTTCTACGGTCCGTTTGAAGACCCGACCATCGGCTTTACCGATTACCCGGCGTATGATGAGAAGATTTGATTGCACGTAATGTTAAGAGGCTGCATGGAGCTGTTGGTACATGTAAATTGAGCACATGACACACGTTTGATGGTGTAGTAATGGATGTATACCATGGAGATGTTGCTTCATCTAGGGTTAGCTGTTAGCGTTGTCTATGAGCAATTTCAAGTCGCAACGACGGTAATACTGTACCTGGAAATTCGTAAAGATACCACTGACCGGGTTTCCAGTCTTTACGCAACTGCCGCGGCCAGAGTCAGCTGAATATATTGCGAGTCAGTTCAGCGGAGCAGCCACATGTTTTTCCGTTTTCCCCTGCTGAGGCAATGAGGGTAGGGTTTCACGATAGCCAGTAGAAAACGGCGGTGGATCGCCCGTCAATCTGTGCCCATAGCATATCCATAtcgaggccattgccgagGTCCAAGATTGGCTGAATTTGCGAGCGGCTGAAGACTGTGAAGAAGTGATCTGCAGGCAGCCCGCTCGTATTGAAATTAAAGCGCGGACTCGGACGGAGTCATCGGGATCTAAAGGCGGTTGTCAGGTCCACATCGAGGCAATGGACGACAGGGATCTACCTTGAATAGCAGGGCTCGAGCCATGCTTGCGCAGCTAGAGGTATCCATAGAGGATCGCCCAGCCGACGTTTGACAAGGCCGCATAGGCCGATATAACGGTTCTCTCGGCCGCAGTAAGGGATCTCTTTTGGTGCTACGATTCAGCCTCAAGTTTGCCGAATGCAGTGCGAGTATGTATCCGTATGCATATGCTCAATGCAGGCTCCAAACTTGATATCCATACCTGTACTCTGGATCGGCGATGTGTCTATCGAAAGTGATTGATGTATGCACAGACGCAATTCCCCACGATGGCCCCCAGACAGTCAGCTCGTTTAACGGCAGCATGACGCTTGTACCATCAACTGAGACATGCTCAACGTCAGCTCGCAAGATGTCTCACGCCTCAGTCAAGCCACCAAAAAGGGGCGCTGTGAGACAGGGCGTCGAATATCAGGATAATACCGGGTAGCCGCCACGCTATCCGCCCTCGGCTCTTCGCCACATGTCAACGTGCCGAATCTGAGCTTGCCAAATGTCAGACACTCGAGTGAGTGAAAGACAAGCCAGCAAGGAATGATGTGTAACCATGTCATGGGCAAAAGAGGTCG
This genomic stretch from Trichoderma breve strain T069 chromosome 1, whole genome shotgun sequence harbors:
- a CDS encoding NADH:flavin oxidoreductase / NADH oxidase family domain-containing protein, with the translated sequence MGSQVNVGKDSKLFEPLTIANGKITLKHRVVLAPLTRNRGTPHRENSTAENPNRIWIPNDVIAEYYAQRATEGGLLISEGIPPSLEGNAMPGVPGIFLEEQAQGWKKVVDAVHTKGAYIYAQLWHSGRANIPQLTGTPIVAPSSIPWDDPNECFMYPAPHSTTPVRYSEQLPLELTVEHIHKTIRDYCAAAKTAMELGFDGVELHGGNGYLPEQFLSSNINKRTDEYGGSPEKRCKFVFDLMAELAKTVGEDNLAIRLTPFGLFNQARSEQRLETWGHLCRELKKRHPNLSYVSFIEPRYEQIFSETEKQQFLDSWGLPDVDLSMFRKIWGDTPFFSAGGFDQFNSWGVLESGRYDALLYGRFFISNPDLVERLRNGWPLAPYDRSRFYGPFEDPTIGFTDYPAYDEKI